Proteins encoded together in one Planctomyces sp. SH-PL14 window:
- a CDS encoding MFS transporter → MTQVDVSFEPHGATAREPLERGGGELAPREDVGAGERAGAGAGAVDSVPVADEASEARRFRRAQWRILLATMFCYLFYYTGRQSFGFAIPGLEQELGIGKTWLGWISTSMLWSYALGQAVNGQLGDRFGGRAMMSLGAWLSCGLNWLVSFGQGPWSIAVPWSANGFAQSMGWAPGSRVLANWWSAEERGRVYGAYVFAAGSASVLTYVTSTLILTWDLNWRWIFRLPVLFLLLGGTVYYFLVRSTPEELGFPSPHEDDSAGEDAAGRDAAGAADQELSEPPAKRGGLREVVGRTLEVLANPRFCIASVAIGFQSMARYGLLIWVPVHFLGTNWKSNPSGAWISVALPIGMALGALASGWMSDRLFHSNRSRPIVLFMGLAALCSVAMYYQAPGSFLSIPLLFLCGFFAYGPQSAFWALCPDLLGTRRAGTGTGVMNTFAYGFAGVGEPLIGWLIESRGNQTGLVFASVAAACVASAVCALFIRR, encoded by the coding sequence TGTCTCCTTCGAGCCGCACGGTGCGACCGCGCGCGAGCCCCTTGAGCGGGGAGGAGGGGAGCTGGCGCCGCGGGAGGACGTGGGGGCAGGGGAGAGAGCGGGGGCAGGGGCGGGGGCGGTCGATTCCGTTCCCGTCGCCGACGAGGCCTCCGAGGCGCGGCGCTTCCGCCGGGCGCAGTGGCGGATCCTCCTCGCCACGATGTTCTGCTACCTCTTCTACTATACCGGGCGGCAGTCCTTCGGCTTCGCCATCCCGGGGCTGGAGCAGGAACTCGGGATCGGCAAGACCTGGCTCGGCTGGATCAGCACGTCGATGCTCTGGTCGTATGCCCTGGGGCAGGCGGTCAACGGCCAGCTCGGGGACCGTTTTGGCGGACGGGCCATGATGAGCCTGGGGGCGTGGCTGTCGTGCGGGCTGAACTGGCTGGTCAGCTTCGGCCAGGGGCCATGGTCGATCGCCGTTCCCTGGAGCGCCAACGGCTTCGCGCAGTCGATGGGCTGGGCCCCCGGTAGCCGGGTCCTGGCGAACTGGTGGAGCGCCGAAGAGCGGGGCCGGGTGTATGGGGCGTACGTCTTCGCCGCCGGCTCCGCGTCCGTGCTGACGTATGTGACCTCGACCCTGATCCTCACCTGGGACCTCAACTGGCGGTGGATCTTCCGGCTGCCGGTCCTGTTCCTGCTCCTTGGCGGGACGGTCTACTACTTTCTCGTCCGGAGCACCCCGGAGGAGCTCGGCTTCCCGTCGCCGCACGAGGACGATTCGGCCGGCGAAGACGCGGCCGGCCGCGATGCCGCCGGAGCGGCCGATCAGGAGCTGTCTGAACCGCCAGCGAAGCGGGGCGGATTGCGGGAGGTCGTGGGGCGGACCCTCGAGGTCCTGGCGAACCCGAGGTTCTGCATCGCCAGCGTGGCGATCGGGTTTCAGAGCATGGCCCGGTACGGCCTCCTGATCTGGGTCCCGGTCCATTTCCTGGGGACGAACTGGAAGTCGAATCCGTCGGGGGCGTGGATCAGCGTCGCTCTCCCGATCGGCATGGCGCTCGGGGCCCTGGCCAGCGGCTGGATGTCGGACCGGCTGTTCCATTCGAACCGCTCGCGGCCGATCGTCCTGTTCATGGGGCTGGCGGCCCTCTGTTCCGTGGCGATGTATTACCAGGCCCCCGGCTCGTTCCTGAGCATTCCCCTGCTGTTCCTCTGCGGCTTCTTTGCCTACGGGCCGCAGTCCGCGTTCTGGGCCCTGTGTCCCGACCTGCTGGGGACCCGGCGGGCCGGGACCGGCACGGGGGTCATGAACACGTTCGCCTACGGCTTTGCGGGGGTGGGGGAGCCGCTGATCGGCTGGCTCATCGAGTCCCGCGGGAATCAGACCGGTCTGGTGTTCGCGAGCGTGGCCGCCGCCTGCGTGGCGAGCGCGGTCTGCGCCCTGTTCATCCGCCGCTGA